Proteins from one Mus pahari chromosome 10, PAHARI_EIJ_v1.1, whole genome shotgun sequence genomic window:
- the Ackr4 gene encoding atypical chemokine receptor 4 gives MALEQNQSVEYYYEENEMNYTHDYSQYEVICIKEEVRQFAKVFLPAFFTVAFVTGLAGNSVVVAIYAYYKKQRTKTDVYILNLAVADLLLLITLPFWAVNAVHGWILGKMMCKVTSALYTVNFVSGMQFLACISIDRYWAITKAPSQSGAGRPCWIICCCVWMAAILLSIPQLVFYTVNQNARCTPIFPHHLGTSLKASIQMLEIGIGFVVPFLIMGVCYAITARALIKMPNIKKSRPLRVLLMVVVVFIVTQLPYNVVKFCQAIDAIYLLITNCDMSKRMDVAIQVTESIALFHSCLNPILYVFMGASFKNYIMKVAKKYGSWRRQRRNVEEIPFDSEGPTEPTSSFTI, from the coding sequence ATGGCTCTGGAGCAGAACCAGTCAGTGGAATACTACTATGAGGAGAATGAGATGAACTACACTCACGACTACAGCCAGTATGAAGTGATCTGCATAAAAGAAGAGGTCAGGCAGTTTGCAAaagtcttcctgcctgccttcttcacGGTAGCCTTTGTCACTGGGCTCGCAGGAAACTCCGTAGTAGTGGCAATCTACGCCTATTACAAGAAACAGAGGACCAAGACCGATGTGTACATTCTGAACCTGGCTGTAGCAGACTTGTTGCTTCTGATCACGCTGCCTTTCTGGGCAGTTAATGCAGTTCATGGATGGATTCTAGGCAAAATGATGTGCAAAGTAACGTCAGCCCTGTACACGGTAAACTTTGTCTCTGGGATGCAGTTCCTGGCTTGTATCAGCATTGACAGATACTGGGCAATCACGAAGGCCCCCAGCCAATCAGGAGCAGGGAGACCCTGTTGGATCATCTGTTGCTGTGTGTGGATGGCTGCCATCTTGCTGAGCATACCCCAGCTGGTTTTTTACACAGTGAATCAGAATGCTAGGTGCACTCCCATCTTTCCCCACCACCTAGGAACATCCCTGAAAGCATCCATTCAGATGCTGGAAATCGGCATTGGCTTTGTGGTCCCATTTCTCATCATGGGCGTGTGCTATGCCATTACCGCCAGGGCGCTCATCAAGATGCCCAACATTAAAAAGTCTCGGCCTCTCAGGGTTCTGCTCATGGTGGTGGTTGTTTTCATTGTCACCCAGCTGCCCTATAACGTTGTTAAGTTCTGCCAAGCCATAGATGCCATCTATCTGCTGATCACCAACTGCGATATGAGCAAGCGCATGGATGTTGCCATCCAAGTCACAGAGAGCATAGCGCTCTTCCACAGCTGCCTCAACCCCATCCTGTATGTCTTCATGGGGGCCTCTTTCAAAAACTATATCATGAAAGTGGCCAAGAAATATGGATCCTGGAGAAGACAGAGACGAAACGTGGAGGAAATTCCTTTTGATTCTGAGGGTCCTACGGAGCCAACCAGTTCTTTTaccatttaa